In Metopolophium dirhodum isolate CAU chromosome 7, ASM1992520v1, whole genome shotgun sequence, one genomic interval encodes:
- the LOC132948261 gene encoding uncharacterized protein LOC132948261, with protein MRYLGVELDTRLSFTKHVQQASLKASQSALAIGRLMPNIGGPSQSKRALLGSVANSKMLYASPVWAARGTKTAKNRLAMARAQRTVALRTIRAYCTVSAENLVHPRFNATSRSASNREGQDQNTTGRSGGRNAHQHAEESGKSNQHCSLASSVGPVEQRKVDAQAHP; from the coding sequence ATGCGGTACCTCGGCGTGGAGCTCGACACGCGGCTGTCCTTCACAAAACACGTGCAACAGGCTTCCCTCAAGGCTTCCCAATCGGCGCTGGCCATAGGCAGACTCATGCCCAACATCGGCGGTCCGTCCCAAAGTAAGAGAGCGTTACTCGGGTCAGTGGCAAATAGCAAGATGCTATACGCCTCCCCCGTCTGGGCCGCCCGAGGGACGAAAACCGCCAAAAATCGACTGGCAATGGCAAGGGCCCAGAGGACAGTTGCACTCCGCACTATACGCGCTTACTGCACCGTCTCTGCAGAAAACCTCGTCCATCCTCGCTTCAATGCTACCAGCAGATCTGCTAGCAACCGAGAGGGCCAGGATCAGAACACGACTGGACGATCAGGCGGACGAAACGCCCACCAACACGCTGAAGAATCAGGAAAGAGCAATCAGCATTGCAGCCTGGCAAGCTCGGTGGGACCGGTCGAACAACGCAAGGTGGACGCGCAGGCTCATCCCTAA